One stretch of Qipengyuania gelatinilytica DNA includes these proteins:
- a CDS encoding outer membrane protein → MKKIIALAVIGAGFAATPAMADDTEAPGGFYIGALGGYEGVNVESTDGTATATADSAVYGINAGYDLSLGGAFVGVEGELSTSDGSTSFPGSFAGAREGLETSGQYYLGARAGFALTPGIAAYGKVGYTSLDTTAFTSSGSLSDLEENTDGIRYGAGIQIELPSALEARIEYRRSQYNDLADIDQGEATTDQIVAGIGLRF, encoded by the coding sequence ATGAAAAAGATTATCGCACTCGCCGTCATCGGCGCTGGATTTGCTGCAACCCCCGCAATGGCAGATGATACGGAAGCCCCCGGCGGCTTCTACATCGGTGCTCTGGGCGGCTATGAAGGGGTCAATGTTGAATCGACCGACGGCACCGCCACGGCGACCGCCGATTCTGCAGTCTACGGTATCAATGCCGGTTATGACCTCAGCCTCGGCGGCGCATTCGTCGGCGTCGAGGGCGAGCTGTCGACCAGCGACGGTTCGACCAGCTTCCCGGGCAGCTTTGCTGGCGCTCGCGAAGGGCTGGAAACCAGCGGCCAGTATTATCTCGGTGCCCGTGCAGGCTTCGCCCTGACGCCCGGCATCGCCGCCTATGGCAAGGTCGGCTACACCTCGCTCGACACGACCGCGTTCACATCGAGCGGATCGCTGTCGGATCTCGAAGAGAATACCGACGGCATCCGCTATGGTGCGGGCATCCAGATCGAGCTGCCTTCCGCACTCGAAGCGCGCATCGAGTATCGTCGTTCGCAGTACAACGACCTCGCCGATATCGACCAGGGTGAGGCGACGACCGACCAGATCGTCGCCGGGATCGGCCTGCGCTTCTAA
- a CDS encoding acyltransferase family protein — protein MYQGLYRFILASMVVYAHLLPNVADVGKAAVAGFFMLSGFLVTRIVNGRYSDGLRGFGIFVLNRALRIYPTFWVCLAFAFAAIALFPTVAANTNPRMVLTSDIGEIAKQILIFGQLGPEGRAPVGWISVGWSLSVELVYYLLIATVLGRSKIATALWLVFGIGTMTYAIGNLGLDEAYFSYLYITLVFAIGAALHHFGEWFDKVFSLIATKGSPKTAIAAIALLLAYVFWQEPIGIYIYLETRSMDEIARVLPLDSIWIFYGTLPFAAFAMWATLAVRVDDSSVLTGSKLARVSDYLGELSYPVFLLHFAMLIMVTGLLGGTGGQGPERVLWHSLVAIPLVYILAMLVVRFVEQPVQRLRDKVRDLTHGKVADPRIKDVQVP, from the coding sequence ATGTATCAGGGCCTGTACCGTTTCATCCTCGCATCGATGGTCGTCTATGCGCACCTGCTTCCCAACGTCGCGGACGTGGGGAAGGCGGCGGTGGCCGGTTTCTTCATGTTGTCCGGCTTCCTCGTTACCCGGATCGTGAACGGGCGCTATTCCGACGGGTTGCGCGGTTTCGGTATCTTCGTGCTCAACCGTGCGCTGAGAATCTATCCGACCTTCTGGGTCTGCCTCGCCTTCGCTTTCGCAGCGATTGCCCTTTTCCCCACCGTTGCGGCCAATACCAACCCGCGCATGGTGCTGACATCGGACATCGGCGAGATCGCCAAGCAGATCCTGATCTTCGGCCAGCTGGGCCCCGAAGGGCGGGCACCGGTCGGCTGGATCTCGGTCGGCTGGAGCTTGTCGGTCGAGCTCGTCTATTATCTGCTGATCGCCACCGTCCTTGGCCGCTCCAAAATCGCGACCGCGCTCTGGCTCGTCTTCGGTATCGGTACGATGACCTACGCGATCGGGAATCTCGGCCTCGACGAAGCCTATTTCTCCTATCTCTACATCACGCTGGTTTTCGCCATTGGCGCAGCGCTCCACCACTTCGGCGAATGGTTCGACAAGGTGTTCTCGCTCATCGCCACCAAGGGCTCGCCCAAGACGGCGATCGCAGCGATTGCCCTGCTGCTGGCCTATGTCTTCTGGCAGGAGCCGATCGGGATATACATCTATCTCGAGACGCGTTCGATGGACGAAATCGCGCGCGTGTTGCCGCTCGATTCCATCTGGATTTTCTACGGCACTCTGCCCTTTGCCGCCTTCGCCATGTGGGCGACGCTCGCGGTGCGGGTCGACGATAGCTCCGTGCTGACAGGATCGAAGCTCGCCAGGGTTTCGGATTATCTCGGCGAATTGTCCTATCCCGTCTTCCTGCTCCATTTCGCCATGCTGATCATGGTCACCGGCCTCCTTGGCGGAACAGGCGGGCAGGGGCCGGAGCGCGTGCTGTGGCATTCGCTCGTCGCCATCCCGCTGGTCTATATCCTCGCCATGCTGGTGGTCCGTTTCGTCGAACAGCCGGTCCAGCGCCTGCGTGACAAGGTACGCGACCTGACCCACGGCAAGGTAGCCGATCCGCGGATCAAGGACGTCCAGGTCCCCTGA
- a CDS encoding mechanosensitive ion channel family protein, with protein MEDLLYDYFELALWLQSLIALTGLALVALLVNWIIKRVLLRMAAPYLDTRSLTADKSAAWLATVIPLLIVSRGIQAVPNLPEEVVTVTVNVAQAFIVFSVAMGINWALNYANELYARRPEARSRPIKGYVQVLKIAVFCGAAILMIAVLIEQSPLLLLSGLGAMAAVLLLVFKDTILSLVASVQLTSNDMLRVGDWIEMPSMSADGDVIDIALHTVKVQNFDKTITTIPTHRLISDSYRNWRGMSESGGRRIKRSLVIDQNSVRFLGDEELAGLKRFKLLDAYLARKEEEIAEWNRHELASGIDEINARRITNIGTLRAYVIAYLKSHPRIAGEGFTLLVRQLPPGPQGLPLEIYCFTDTVDWGDYEAIQADIFDHMLAILPQFGLRIFQEPSGLDLANGLKGNSRD; from the coding sequence ATGGAAGACTTGCTCTACGACTACTTCGAACTCGCGCTCTGGCTGCAATCGCTGATTGCCCTGACGGGGCTCGCGCTGGTCGCGCTGCTGGTGAACTGGATCATCAAGCGCGTGCTGCTGCGCATGGCCGCACCCTATCTCGATACGCGCAGCCTGACGGCGGACAAGTCGGCTGCGTGGCTGGCAACGGTCATCCCGCTGCTCATCGTATCGCGCGGTATTCAGGCGGTGCCGAACCTGCCCGAAGAGGTGGTGACAGTAACGGTGAATGTCGCGCAGGCGTTCATCGTGTTTTCGGTGGCGATGGGGATCAACTGGGCTCTTAACTACGCCAACGAGCTTTATGCGCGCAGGCCCGAGGCACGCAGCCGCCCGATCAAGGGTTATGTGCAGGTCCTGAAGATCGCGGTCTTCTGCGGCGCGGCGATCCTCATGATCGCAGTGCTGATCGAACAGTCGCCCTTGCTGCTGCTGTCGGGCCTCGGCGCAATGGCAGCGGTCCTGCTGCTGGTCTTCAAGGACACGATCCTGAGCCTAGTTGCCAGTGTCCAACTGACCAGCAACGACATGCTGCGGGTCGGCGACTGGATCGAAATGCCCAGCATGAGTGCGGATGGCGACGTGATCGATATCGCGCTGCACACGGTGAAGGTCCAGAACTTCGACAAGACCATCACCACCATCCCCACGCACCGGCTTATTTCGGACAGCTACCGCAACTGGCGCGGGATGAGCGAAAGCGGCGGGCGGCGGATCAAGCGCAGCCTAGTGATCGACCAGAATTCCGTCCGCTTCCTAGGCGATGAGGAGCTCGCCGGTCTCAAGCGCTTCAAGCTGCTCGATGCCTACCTTGCCCGCAAGGAGGAAGAGATCGCCGAATGGAACCGGCACGAGCTGGCCAGCGGCATCGACGAGATCAACGCGCGGCGGATTACCAATATCGGGACGCTGCGCGCCTATGTGATTGCCTATCTGAAAAGCCATCCGCGGATTGCGGGCGAGGGTTTCACCCTGCTTGTCCGCCAGCTCCCGCCCGGACCGCAAGGCCTGCCGCTGGAGATCTACTGCTTTACCGATACTGTGGACTGGGGCGATTACGAGGCCATCCAGGCCGACATCTTCGACCACATGCTCGCGATCCTGCCGCAGTTCGGCCTGCGCATCTTCCAGGAGCCGAGCGGGCTTGATCTCGCGAACGGGCTGAAAGGCAATTCGCGCGACTAG
- a CDS encoding NAD-dependent succinate-semialdehyde dehydrogenase — MITTTNPATGETIAEYETLDENGIDRKLEQASRAYSDWKHSPMERRTELLNALGDLYEDNEEELARLAVTEMGKPITQARGEVGKCASLFRYYAKEGPPMLDSRFWDLSDGGRAEARWLPQGPVLAVMPWNFPYWQVVRFLAPTILAGNVGVLKHASIVQGVAKRMEELVLEAGGPEGLFQNLCVSSDPIGKVIDDPRIVAATLTGSEGAGSAVAERAGKNLKKVVLELGGTDPFIVMPSADLDQAVKDAVFARIQNNGQSCICGKRTIVHADIYEEFSDRFITALKDVKLGDPMNDDTELGPLSSEGQRDTVLDQVKKAQEEGCTLVFGGEKIDRPGAWMTAGLLTDVPLASDTGTDEIFGPVGQLYKAKDIDEATTIANAIPYGLGSAVWTNDEDEKEHFANAIEAGMTTFNAVNGSRIEAPFGGIKRSGHGRELADFGLHEFMNLKTLVHPA; from the coding sequence TTGATTACCACTACCAATCCCGCGACCGGCGAGACCATCGCCGAATACGAAACGCTCGACGAAAACGGCATCGACCGGAAACTGGAACAGGCGTCGCGCGCCTACAGCGATTGGAAGCATTCGCCGATGGAACGGCGCACCGAGCTGCTAAACGCGCTCGGCGACCTGTACGAAGACAACGAGGAAGAACTTGCGCGGCTCGCCGTCACCGAGATGGGCAAGCCGATCACGCAGGCCCGTGGCGAAGTCGGGAAATGCGCAAGCCTGTTTCGCTATTATGCGAAAGAAGGCCCGCCGATGCTGGATTCCAGATTCTGGGACCTGTCCGACGGCGGAAGGGCCGAGGCGCGGTGGCTGCCACAGGGCCCGGTCCTGGCGGTCATGCCGTGGAACTTCCCCTATTGGCAGGTCGTACGCTTCCTCGCGCCGACCATCCTTGCCGGGAATGTCGGAGTGCTCAAACATGCGAGCATCGTGCAGGGCGTTGCGAAGCGGATGGAGGAACTGGTCCTCGAAGCAGGCGGCCCCGAAGGCTTGTTCCAGAACCTGTGTGTTTCATCCGATCCGATCGGAAAGGTCATCGACGACCCGCGCATCGTGGCCGCCACGTTGACCGGCAGCGAGGGCGCCGGAAGCGCCGTGGCCGAAAGGGCGGGCAAGAACCTCAAGAAGGTGGTGCTCGAACTGGGCGGGACCGATCCCTTCATCGTGATGCCTTCCGCCGATCTCGACCAGGCCGTGAAGGACGCGGTCTTCGCCCGCATCCAGAACAATGGCCAATCCTGCATCTGCGGCAAGCGCACGATCGTGCACGCGGATATCTACGAGGAATTCTCGGACCGGTTCATCACCGCGCTGAAGGATGTGAAACTGGGCGATCCGATGAACGACGATACCGAGCTCGGCCCGCTTTCCAGCGAAGGCCAGCGCGATACCGTCCTCGATCAGGTGAAGAAGGCGCAGGAGGAAGGTTGCACACTGGTCTTCGGCGGCGAGAAGATCGACCGGCCCGGCGCCTGGATGACCGCCGGCCTGCTCACCGATGTGCCGCTTGCCAGCGATACCGGGACCGACGAAATCTTCGGCCCCGTCGGACAGCTCTACAAGGCAAAGGATATCGACGAGGCGACCACCATCGCCAACGCCATTCCCTATGGCCTCGGCTCGGCCGTCTGGACCAATGACGAGGACGAGAAAGAGCATTTCGCCAACGCCATCGAGGCTGGCATGACGACGTTCAACGCAGTCAACGGATCGAGGATCGAAGCGCCCTTCGGCGGCATCAAGCGGTCGGGACATGGCCGCGAACTGGCCGATTTCGGCCTGCATGAATTCATGAACCTGAAAACGCTGGTCCATCCGGCCTAG
- the trmB gene encoding tRNA (guanine(46)-N(7))-methyltransferase TrmB, with amino-acid sequence MSAFKEGDPTTLNRLYGRSQGKPLRAGQQELVDKLLPQIAVPAKGPVTSETLFGFDRPLHFEIGFGGGEHMAYRADLLPDHGFIGAEPFLNGVAQALTHVHEGTLANVRIHHGDALDALARVPDGALTMLYLLHPDPWPKNKHAKRRMMNDGPVRMFADKLKPGGEFRFGTDHPVYLRHALMVMRRFTDVFEWVVEDRHSWENRPSGWCETRYEHKARTTYGHEVWYFRFRRK; translated from the coding sequence ATGTCAGCATTCAAGGAAGGCGATCCGACCACGCTCAACCGGCTTTATGGCCGCAGCCAGGGCAAGCCCCTGCGCGCCGGCCAGCAAGAGCTGGTGGACAAGCTCCTGCCGCAGATCGCCGTGCCTGCAAAAGGTCCGGTGACGTCGGAAACGCTGTTCGGTTTCGACCGACCGCTCCATTTCGAAATCGGCTTCGGTGGCGGCGAGCACATGGCCTATCGCGCGGATCTGCTGCCCGATCACGGTTTCATCGGTGCAGAGCCCTTCCTCAACGGCGTCGCACAGGCGCTGACGCATGTGCACGAGGGGACCCTGGCGAATGTTCGCATTCACCATGGCGATGCGCTCGATGCCCTCGCCCGCGTGCCCGACGGCGCGCTCACCATGCTTTACCTGCTTCATCCCGACCCCTGGCCGAAGAACAAGCATGCCAAGCGCCGGATGATGAACGATGGCCCGGTGCGCATGTTCGCAGACAAGCTGAAGCCCGGCGGCGAATTCCGTTTCGGCACCGACCATCCGGTCTATTTGCGCCACGCGCTCATGGTGATGCGGCGCTTTACCGACGTGTTCGAATGGGTCGTGGAAGATCGCCACAGCTGGGAAAACCGGCCATCTGGCTGGTGCGAGACGCGCTACGAGCACAAGGCCCGCACCACCTACGGCCACGAGGTCTGGTACTTCCGTTTTCGCCGCAAGTAA
- a CDS encoding SDR family NAD(P)-dependent oxidoreductase: protein MTKHVLIVGASRGIGLGLAEEFKSRGWDVTGTERSKSEDLHALEGVAVETLDVTDPSTFGNVAGEFDAVIVNAGITGAKHQSSEQATPDEVAEVMMTNAFGPAHLGKKLLPQIKQGGSLSFMSSLMGSIEDSSGGYELYRTSKTAQNMLAKGIAEQDASERDVAVLSLHPGWVQTDMGGPNAHITVEESAKGLADVIENASGGYAYVDYTGKALPF from the coding sequence ATGACCAAACACGTCCTCATCGTCGGCGCCTCGCGCGGCATTGGCCTCGGCCTTGCAGAAGAGTTCAAATCGCGCGGCTGGGATGTCACCGGCACCGAGCGCTCGAAAAGCGAAGACCTGCACGCGCTCGAAGGTGTGGCGGTCGAGACGCTGGACGTCACCGACCCTTCGACTTTCGGCAATGTAGCGGGCGAATTCGACGCGGTGATCGTCAATGCAGGCATCACCGGCGCCAAGCACCAGTCGAGCGAGCAGGCGACGCCGGACGAGGTTGCCGAAGTGATGATGACCAACGCCTTCGGCCCCGCGCATCTCGGCAAGAAGCTGCTGCCCCAGATCAAGCAGGGCGGCTCGCTGTCCTTCATGAGTTCGCTCATGGGTTCGATCGAGGACAGCTCTGGCGGATACGAGCTCTACCGGACGAGCAAGACCGCGCAGAACATGCTCGCGAAGGGCATCGCCGAGCAGGATGCGTCGGAGCGCGACGTAGCCGTTCTCTCGCTGCATCCCGGCTGGGTGCAGACCGACATGGGCGGGCCCAATGCCCACATCACTGTCGAGGAAAGTGCAAAGGGCCTCGCCGATGTCATCGAGAATGCGAGCGGTGGTTACGCATATGTCGACTACACCGGCAAGGCCCTGCCGTTCTGA